A window of Ardenticatena maritima contains these coding sequences:
- a CDS encoding cation diffusion facilitator family transporter, which produces MTHTHTHPQHSLTETAPAVRRVLLVVLALNVLVSLAKLLLGFAIGSISMIADGFHSLTDSSSNIVGLIGVALASRPPDENHPYGHQKIETIATLFIGGVLALTAWEVFTNSLERLRTGGAPDVNTLSFVVMVATIGVNLFVTIYERRKAVELNSAILYADAQHTRSDILVSCGVIVSLIAARMGFPQFDVVVALLITLAIARAAYEIIRDSTLVLVDTAVIEPEQIADIAREVPGVISVHKIRTRGREGNVQADLHVQVDPHLQLDQAHVIAHRVADRLREAFGLSDVVVHVEPPEGHRTDWQPEDEYGET; this is translated from the coding sequence ATGACGCATACGCACACCCACCCTCAGCACTCGTTGACCGAAACCGCGCCCGCCGTGCGCCGCGTGCTGTTGGTGGTTTTGGCGCTCAATGTGTTGGTATCGCTGGCAAAATTGCTCCTGGGCTTTGCCATCGGCAGCATCAGCATGATTGCCGACGGCTTTCACTCGCTCACTGATAGCAGTTCCAACATTGTGGGGCTGATTGGCGTTGCGCTTGCCTCGCGCCCCCCCGATGAAAACCACCCCTACGGGCACCAGAAAATCGAAACCATCGCCACACTCTTCATCGGGGGCGTGCTGGCACTAACCGCCTGGGAAGTCTTCACCAACAGCCTGGAACGCTTGCGCACCGGCGGCGCGCCGGACGTGAACACGCTCAGTTTTGTCGTCATGGTGGCGACGATTGGCGTCAACCTTTTCGTCACCATCTACGAACGCCGCAAAGCCGTCGAACTTAACAGCGCCATTCTCTACGCCGACGCCCAACACACCCGCAGCGACATCCTGGTTTCTTGCGGCGTCATCGTCAGCCTGATTGCCGCGCGCATGGGCTTCCCCCAATTCGACGTGGTGGTGGCGTTGCTCATCACCCTGGCGATTGCCCGCGCCGCCTACGAAATCATCCGCGATAGCACCCTGGTGCTCGTGGATACCGCCGTCATTGAGCCGGAACAGATTGCCGACATCGCGCGTGAAGTGCCCGGTGTCATCTCCGTGCATAAAATTCGCACACGTGGGCGCGAAGGCAATGTGCAAGCCGATTTGCACGTGCAGGTGGACCCTCATTTGCAACTTGATCAGGCGCACGTCATCGCGCATCGCGTTGCCGACCGCCTGCGCGAAGCGTTTGGCTTGAGCGACGTCGTGGTCCATGTTGAACCGCCGGAGGGGCATCGCACCGATTGGCAACCCGAAGACGAATACGGCGAGACATAG
- a CDS encoding NUDIX domain-containing protein: protein MQTPNDAERTPTRFYRAAGGVVLDDAGRVLLLERDVERDGRLVHEVRLPKGHIEPGEDDRSAALREVCEESGYCDLDILADLGTQRTAFTFRGDHIVRDEHYFLMRVRRAEQRAPQAVHGEEALFRVRWAASLDEAARLLTFDSEREFVRRAARWLTGERS from the coding sequence ATGCAGACGCCAAACGACGCTGAACGCACCCCGACGCGCTTCTACCGTGCGGCTGGGGGCGTTGTGTTGGACGATGCGGGGCGCGTGCTTCTGCTGGAACGCGACGTCGAACGGGACGGGCGGCTTGTGCATGAAGTACGCTTGCCCAAAGGGCATATCGAGCCGGGCGAAGATGACCGCTCAGCCGCCTTGCGCGAAGTCTGCGAGGAAAGCGGCTACTGCGACCTTGACATCCTCGCCGACCTGGGCACACAGCGCACGGCGTTCACCTTCCGCGGCGACCACATCGTGCGCGATGAGCACTACTTTCTCATGCGCGTGCGCCGCGCTGAACAGCGTGCGCCCCAAGCCGTGCATGGCGAAGAAGCCCTCTTTCGCGTGCGCTGGGCGGCGTCGCTCGATGAGGCCGCACGCTTGCTCACGTTTGACAGCGAACGCGAGTTTGTGCGCCGTGCCGCGCGCTGGCTGACAGGAGAACGCTCATGA
- a CDS encoding glycosyltransferase family 4 protein, which produces MNIAIDYTAGLVQRAGVGRYTRGLVQALTADPQGDTYTLLYTRDAEPAAADVRPAFPEHVRWQRLPFTQRQAALLWQRVRLPLPGDRWAGDADIYHSPDFVLPPLKRARGIVTVHDLSFLVRPEFHEPSLARYLQRAVPRSVEQAAHIFADSEYTRQELQRHLGVAPERVSVVYPGVEPRFRPYDFGNEADHQELMQVRAAFSLDAPFILFVGTIEPRKNIRTLIRAYRLLRQKMKFVFHELIIAGGIGWGESDDIYTFVDDLRLGGHVLFAGYVADAFLPALYNLADLVVYPSHYEGFGLPVLEAMACGTPVVTGRNTSLPEVGGDAVLYVDDVEDEEALAEAMHRALNDKELRAELRQKGLEHAKRFTWERAAEQARQAYRRLV; this is translated from the coding sequence ATGAACATTGCCATAGACTACACAGCAGGCTTGGTACAGCGCGCCGGTGTGGGGCGCTACACCCGTGGGCTGGTGCAGGCGCTCACCGCCGACCCGCAAGGCGATACCTACACCCTGCTCTACACGCGCGACGCCGAACCAGCCGCCGCCGACGTGCGCCCTGCCTTCCCCGAACATGTGCGCTGGCAGCGCTTGCCCTTCACCCAACGCCAGGCCGCCTTGCTCTGGCAGCGGGTACGCTTGCCCCTGCCCGGCGACCGCTGGGCGGGCGACGCCGACATCTACCACTCGCCCGACTTTGTCTTGCCGCCGCTCAAACGTGCGCGTGGTATCGTCACCGTGCACGACCTTTCGTTTTTGGTGCGTCCTGAATTTCACGAACCGAGCCTCGCGCGCTACCTGCAACGTGCTGTGCCGCGCAGTGTCGAACAGGCGGCGCACATCTTTGCCGATAGCGAGTACACCCGGCAGGAATTGCAACGCCACTTGGGTGTTGCCCCGGAACGGGTCAGCGTGGTCTATCCGGGCGTGGAGCCGCGCTTCCGCCCTTACGATTTCGGCAACGAAGCCGACCACCAGGAACTCATGCAGGTGCGCGCCGCGTTCAGCCTGGATGCGCCCTTCATCCTCTTTGTGGGCACGATTGAGCCGCGCAAAAACATTCGCACCCTCATTCGCGCCTATCGGCTGTTGCGCCAGAAAATGAAATTCGTCTTCCACGAACTCATCATTGCCGGCGGCATTGGCTGGGGCGAAAGCGACGACATCTACACCTTCGTGGACGACTTGCGCCTTGGGGGGCATGTGCTCTTTGCGGGCTATGTCGCCGACGCCTTCTTGCCCGCGCTTTACAACCTCGCCGATTTGGTGGTCTATCCCAGCCACTACGAAGGGTTTGGGTTGCCCGTGCTCGAAGCGATGGCGTGCGGCACGCCGGTGGTGACGGGGCGCAACACCAGCCTGCCCGAAGTGGGGGGCGACGCCGTGCTCTACGTGGACGACGTGGAAGATGAAGAAGCCCTTGCCGAGGCGATGCACCGCGCCCTCAACGACAAGGAGTTGCGCGCCGAATTGCGCCAGAAAGGGCTTGAACACGCCAAACGCTTCACCTGGGAACGCGCCGCCGAACAGGCGCGCCAAGCGTATCGCCGATTGGTGTAA
- the aspS gene encoding aspartate--tRNA ligase, whose amino-acid sequence MLRTHLAGELRATHAGQQVVLAGWVHRRRDHGGLIFVDLRDREGIVQIVFDPKRSGDAFHSAETLRHEDVVQIEGTVALRPPEMVNPNLATGEVEVYATRLTVLNRAKTPPFVIRDEINVGEELRLRYRYLDLRRPRMQRNLHIRHRTIKFIRDWLDARGFWEIETPILIKSTPEGARDFLVPSRLQPGKFYALPQSPQQLKQLLMVSGIDRYFQIARCFRDEDLRGDRQPEFTQLDLEMAFVEAEDVMALNEALMTELVQTVTPHKRIKQTPFPRLTYAEAMERYGSDKPDLRFGMELIDVAAVWAETDFRAFKGVIESGGRVKAIVAPGLATYSRKQISELEDLAKGWGAKGLAWVKVEEGGTLSGGVARFLENVRDAFLQTTGAQPGDLVLMVADTADVVHEVLGRLRLELGDRLGLRDKDELAFVWIVDFPLVEWNEDEGRWDAVHHPFTSPKPEDIPLLDTDPGKVRAQAYDLAGNGWELAGGSIRIHRRDVQAKMFQLLNIDEATAQERFGHMLEAFEYGAPPHGGIAWGIDRVVMVLADEPNIREVIAFPKTASGADLMTGAPSEVDPKQLEELHLKIVLPEREPASSAE is encoded by the coding sequence GTGTTACGGACACATCTGGCAGGAGAATTGCGAGCAACCCATGCAGGCCAACAGGTCGTGTTGGCGGGGTGGGTGCACCGCCGCCGCGACCACGGCGGGCTCATTTTCGTGGACTTGCGCGACCGTGAAGGCATCGTGCAGATTGTTTTCGACCCTAAACGCTCTGGTGACGCTTTCCACAGCGCCGAAACCCTGCGCCATGAAGACGTGGTGCAAATCGAAGGCACGGTGGCGCTTCGTCCGCCCGAAATGGTCAACCCCAACCTCGCGACGGGTGAAGTCGAGGTGTACGCCACACGCTTGACCGTGCTGAACCGCGCCAAAACGCCCCCCTTCGTCATTCGCGACGAAATCAATGTGGGCGAAGAGTTGCGCTTGCGCTACCGCTATCTCGACCTGCGCCGACCGCGCATGCAGCGCAACCTGCACATTCGCCATCGCACCATCAAATTCATTCGCGATTGGCTGGACGCCCGCGGCTTTTGGGAAATCGAAACGCCCATCCTCATCAAAAGCACACCCGAAGGGGCGCGCGACTTTCTGGTACCCAGCCGCCTGCAACCTGGCAAGTTCTACGCCTTGCCCCAGTCGCCGCAGCAGTTGAAACAGCTGCTCATGGTGAGCGGCATTGACCGCTACTTCCAGATTGCACGCTGTTTCCGCGATGAAGACTTGCGCGGCGACCGCCAGCCCGAATTTACCCAACTCGACCTCGAAATGGCGTTTGTCGAAGCCGAAGACGTGATGGCGCTCAACGAGGCGTTGATGACCGAATTGGTGCAAACCGTCACGCCGCACAAACGCATCAAGCAGACACCCTTCCCGCGCCTCACCTACGCCGAAGCCATGGAGCGCTACGGCTCCGACAAGCCCGACTTGCGCTTCGGCATGGAACTGATTGACGTCGCCGCTGTCTGGGCGGAAACGGACTTCCGCGCCTTCAAGGGCGTGATTGAAAGCGGTGGGCGCGTCAAAGCCATTGTTGCGCCCGGATTGGCGACCTACAGCCGCAAGCAAATCAGCGAACTCGAAGACCTGGCGAAAGGCTGGGGCGCCAAAGGGCTTGCCTGGGTGAAGGTGGAAGAAGGCGGCACACTCTCCGGCGGTGTGGCGCGCTTCCTCGAAAATGTGCGCGACGCCTTCCTGCAAACAACGGGCGCACAGCCGGGCGACCTGGTGCTCATGGTTGCCGATACCGCCGACGTCGTGCACGAAGTGCTGGGGCGCTTGCGCCTGGAACTGGGCGACCGGCTGGGCTTGCGCGACAAGGACGAACTCGCGTTCGTCTGGATTGTGGACTTCCCGCTGGTGGAGTGGAACGAAGACGAAGGGCGTTGGGACGCCGTCCATCACCCCTTCACATCACCCAAGCCCGAAGACATCCCCTTGCTCGACACCGATCCCGGCAAAGTACGCGCGCAGGCGTATGACCTGGCGGGCAACGGCTGGGAACTCGCCGGCGGCTCCATCCGTATCCACCGCCGCGACGTGCAAGCCAAAATGTTCCAACTGCTCAACATTGACGAAGCCACCGCGCAAGAACGCTTTGGGCACATGCTCGAAGCCTTTGAGTATGGCGCGCCGCCCCACGGCGGCATTGCCTGGGGGATTGACCGCGTCGTCATGGTGCTGGCGGACGAACCCAACATCCGCGAAGTCATCGCCTTCCCCAAGACCGCCAGCGGCGCGGACTTGATGACAGGCGCACCCAGCGAAGTAGACCCCAAGCAGTTGGAAGAACTGCATTTGAAGATTGTCCTGCCTGAGCGGGAACCGGCTTCGTCCGCCGAATAA
- a CDS encoding glycoside hydrolase family 9 protein produces MSIRRSLLLSTLACVVALLLAMTASQTEPVRGQATFNYAEALQKAIWFYEAQQSGPLPAWNRVSWRGPSGLQDGADNGVDLTGGWYDAGDHVKFGFPMAASATMLAWGAVEYPEAYQQAGQWEHLLNNLRFVNDYFIKAHTAPHELWGQVGKGSVDHAWWGPAEVMQMARPSYKIDESCPGSDLAGETAAAMAAASIVFRQSDPAYANTLLTHAEQLYEFADNFRGVYSDCITDAAAFYRSWSGYWDELVWGAIWLYKATGDPAYLQKAETYYANLSNEGQTPYKSYKWSHNWDDKTYGSYVLLAKETGKSVYMEDAQRWLDYWTVGFNGERVRYTPGGLAWLDQWGSLRYAANTSFIAFVYSDWLKANGQTTLATRYHDFAVRQINYILGDNPRGCSYEIGFGDCPPRNPHHRTAHGSWADSITTPALSRHILYGALVGGPGLDDGYTDDRGDYVSNEVATDYNAAFVGALARMTLEFGGTPDPNFPVPEVPDGDEIYIEASVNAQGANFTEVRAYVVNKSAWPARMGDKLSFHYYFTLEPGVSPADISVSSAYNQCGTATGPHHYAGDIYYIKVDCTGTKIYPGGQPHYRKEIQFRILSNGAWDTSNDWSYEGLSPVSNSPAKTARITLYDNGTLIWGVEPGDTPPPPPTATPVPPTPTPVPPTPTPAPVTPTPVPPTPTPAPVTPTPVPPTPTPVPPTPTPPPAGETACRVDYVVRNEWPGGATVDVTITNTGASTITGWTLAWTFAGNQQIAHLWNGAYTQTGASVTVTNAAWNGTLAPAGSVTFGFNLNWSGSNPTPTGFTLNGQPCS; encoded by the coding sequence ATGTCTATTCGTCGCTCATTGTTGCTCTCAACGCTGGCGTGCGTTGTAGCGCTCTTGTTGGCGATGACCGCATCACAGACGGAACCGGTGCGCGGTCAAGCCACATTCAACTACGCCGAAGCCTTGCAGAAAGCCATTTGGTTCTACGAAGCCCAGCAATCAGGCCCGTTGCCGGCGTGGAACCGTGTTTCGTGGCGTGGTCCGTCTGGTTTGCAAGATGGCGCCGATAACGGCGTGGACTTGACGGGCGGTTGGTACGACGCCGGCGACCACGTCAAATTTGGGTTCCCCATGGCGGCCTCGGCCACAATGTTGGCGTGGGGTGCGGTCGAATACCCCGAAGCCTACCAGCAAGCCGGGCAATGGGAACACTTGCTGAACAATTTGCGCTTTGTCAATGATTACTTCATCAAAGCCCACACAGCGCCGCATGAACTTTGGGGGCAGGTAGGCAAAGGCTCGGTGGATCACGCATGGTGGGGGCCGGCCGAAGTCATGCAAATGGCGCGCCCTTCGTACAAGATTGATGAATCGTGCCCCGGTTCCGACCTGGCGGGCGAAACAGCGGCGGCGATGGCGGCGGCTTCGATTGTCTTCCGCCAGAGCGACCCCGCCTATGCCAACACGCTCCTGACGCATGCGGAACAACTGTACGAATTCGCCGACAACTTCCGCGGTGTGTACAGCGACTGCATTACCGACGCCGCGGCGTTCTACCGCTCGTGGAGCGGCTACTGGGACGAACTGGTCTGGGGCGCGATTTGGCTTTACAAAGCCACCGGCGATCCCGCTTACTTGCAGAAGGCTGAAACCTACTACGCCAACCTTTCCAACGAAGGGCAAACGCCCTACAAATCGTACAAGTGGTCGCACAACTGGGATGACAAGACCTACGGCAGTTATGTGTTGCTGGCCAAAGAAACCGGCAAGAGCGTCTACATGGAAGACGCCCAGCGCTGGCTCGACTACTGGACGGTCGGCTTCAACGGGGAACGTGTGCGCTACACGCCCGGCGGGCTGGCCTGGCTCGACCAGTGGGGGTCGTTGCGCTATGCCGCCAACACCTCGTTCATCGCCTTTGTGTACAGCGACTGGCTGAAAGCCAACGGCCAAACCACTCTGGCAACGCGCTACCACGACTTTGCCGTGCGCCAAATCAACTACATTTTGGGTGATAACCCTCGCGGGTGCAGTTATGAAATTGGCTTTGGCGATTGCCCGCCGCGCAACCCGCACCACCGCACGGCGCACGGTTCGTGGGCTGATAGCATCACAACCCCCGCGCTCAGCCGCCACATCCTCTACGGCGCGCTGGTGGGTGGTCCTGGCTTGGACGATGGCTACACCGACGACCGCGGCGATTACGTCTCCAACGAAGTGGCTACCGACTACAACGCGGCTTTCGTGGGGGCGCTTGCCCGCATGACGCTCGAATTTGGTGGCACGCCTGACCCCAACTTCCCCGTGCCCGAAGTGCCCGACGGCGACGAAATCTACATCGAAGCGTCGGTCAACGCCCAGGGGGCGAACTTCACCGAAGTGCGCGCCTACGTGGTCAACAAGTCCGCCTGGCCGGCGCGCATGGGCGACAAACTCTCGTTCCACTACTACTTCACGCTGGAACCGGGCGTCAGCCCCGCCGACATCTCGGTGAGTTCAGCGTATAACCAGTGCGGCACCGCCACCGGACCGCACCACTACGCCGGCGACATCTACTACATCAAAGTGGACTGCACCGGCACGAAGATTTACCCCGGCGGTCAGCCGCATTACCGCAAGGAAATTCAGTTCCGCATCCTCAGCAACGGTGCGTGGGACACGTCCAACGACTGGTCGTATGAAGGGCTTTCGCCGGTCAGCAACTCGCCGGCAAAGACCGCACGCATCACGCTCTACGACAACGGCACGCTCATTTGGGGTGTTGAACCTGGCGATACGCCGCCACCGCCCCCCACGGCCACACCCGTGCCGCCGACCCCAACGCCCGTCCCACCGACACCCACACCCGCGCCGGTGACGCCGACACCCGTCCCGCCGACGCCCACACCTGCGCCGGTGACGCCGACGCCCGTCCCGCCCACGCCGACCCCTGTGCCGCCGACGCCCACGCCGCCGCCCGCCGGCGAAACCGCTTGCCGCGTGGACTACGTGGTGCGCAACGAGTGGCCCGGCGGCGCGACGGTGGACGTGACCATCACGAACACCGGCGCCAGCACCATCACCGGCTGGACGCTGGCATGGACCTTCGCCGGCAACCAGCAGATTGCGCATCTCTGGAACGGCGCTTACACGCAGACCGGTGCGAGCGTGACAGTCACCAACGCCGCCTGGAACGGCACGCTTGCGCCGGCCGGCTCGGTCACGTTCGGCTTCAACCTCAATTGGAGCGGCTCGAACCCGACGCCGACCGGGTTCACGCTCAACGGGCAGCCCTGTTCGTAA